A stretch of DNA from Scleropages formosus chromosome 13, fSclFor1.1, whole genome shotgun sequence:
atttcttttccagaaaaagaAAGGCATCGAAGATGGGAGTTTTGTGGGAATTTGAGCGCTGCTTGACTACATGCAGGAGCCAGACCTCAGCTGTACCCATTATGCTTCTTAGAGAACACTGAGTTAAGGATATTGGGCTTGTGAACCCCATTATTGTGAAAGAACTATTGGTCAGCAGAAATTTCAGCAGGTATCCTTCACTTAAGTAACACTAaacgtccgtccgtccgtccgtccgtccgtccacaACGTAATCAAATACAAATGTTCCAGCTCAGTCCTCGGCTCCAATGACTCATCCACTAGACAATTAACTGCCATCACTAGATGGCCTTGAGGAACAAAATTCTGACAATTTAATCCTTCAAAACTTGATAAACGTACTTCTAATACTATTATTTGACTCATTTTGACCATTTGATCATTGTGGGCCATTTCCATTAAGAACATGTCCAAACTTATCAGTTAAGTCAGAACAAATTACAATAAACTGGCAATTTCTTGTGGAAAAACTAACCCATCaccagaaagaaagaaagaaagaaaaaaaaaagaaaaaaaaaaaaaacaccaccttCATCCTATAATGTATTATAAGGTTTTGGTTTTAGGCCTGAATTTTAAGCCAACCCCGTTACTGGTTACGTGTGAGAATATAATTTTTTGATCCTTGATGCTTATGcacaatgagcaaaaaaaaaaatgtgctggaGAAATTCTACAGGTATGAGTCATGAACTGGACCTGTAATTTGTACCTCTCTGTTTCCGCTCTCATTATTTCCCATTGAATGACACGACTGTAAAGACTCCCGGTAAGATCAACGAACAAGCTCCATGAGAAATGATTATGAAAATCATTTAACAATGTCTGAGTGCATAGCTGGAAGCTGAAATGGTAATTATGTGGACATAGCAGGTGGCTGTTGAACCATTTCTAACATCTTGAATAAATAACCTCCAGCTCATAACCAGTCTACTTTAAAAATACCGTGTCAAAACTGCACAAATTATTTACGCAAATCCGTAGCATTATCGTGTTTCCCTCTACAGCGTACAGATCATCTCAggaataaaaaggtaaataaaattgAGATCTGTTCAGTTGCTCCCAGCTGTTAGCGGCAGGTTATTTTCCTAACTCAGATCAGATCCTCAAATTCACAATGTGGTATTTGGTCGATACAGCGTCTGGTAAAAATCTGCATGTCCGCAACTCCTCCGAGGTGTCCATGATGGTGAAATCGTTGAtgcaataattcatttttaaacagaaagaagcagtttaagactggaaaaaaggaaagtggTGCcatgaaatatatgtatactgCCTTTATCCACATCACATCTATATGTATCTTAAGTGACTGAAGGTAAATCCGTAGCagttatcatcatcatgcaaTCAACTTACCTTGACTGGTCTGGTGAAGGTGCAGATCAGCTCACCTGGACACTTCAGATATATACAGAAACTGATGCCAAGGCCAACCAATACATCACTACAAgagcaccccccctccccccacacacccacccaaaCAGATGTCTGCACAGTCTTCATACATTCAGCACCTGCCAAGTGACATATCAACAGATGAGAGGGCATCGTGCTGCCTGTGGAATCAGCCAGCTTCAGCGGTCAGAGAAGACAGACAAAAGGAGAATGAGGAGAAAAGGCAGCCTTACCTCGTCTCTCCTCAGTTAGTATCCTGCCGTCCGTCACTCTCTCTCAGCGGAGACGTGATGCTCATAGAACAGCGGTCCTCATTCTGCTAGCAAAGTCCTGCCTCTCTCAGAGAATGCTGCTCACTGCCCATTCATAACTGCAGATGTGCTAGGCAGCGCCCTCCCCCCATCTCTCCTCCTCAATCGCCGCCGCCCCTTGGCGTGGAAGGACGCTCCCCTGGGCCACCAGCAGCAAACTCAGAACGGGCTGTGAACACGTGGGTGGATGAAGATGAATGCCAGCCATTTAAGACTCTCCAGAGCACTTGATTAAGCAGGTCAATGACCCttcttctgctctgtgttcacAATGGCACAAAAACTAACGGACTCTGTCTCAAACATGTTGGGTCATGTGCCATGTGTGTCACTAGATGACCAGGTGATGGCTTGTGGCTTGAGACAAATTCTTTAACTTTAGGACTTGAACATAGTGGAAAAAGTCTCTCACCTTAATCTTACAGGGGTGAAAACATTAGAGAAGGGTCAGCAGTGctttcactgaaaacacagtTGGCTGAGGGAGGTTCCAGGCAGTTGTTGGTCTCAACATGCATCTCAAGTCTCTTAGCAGTTTGGCCTTTTCTAGATCAGGCCTCCAGTAGGATCAGAGGGTCAGTGGTCACATAAGATGACCATTAGCTCAGGTTTTGTCACGTTTCATTACTGCACAAGCATGACTGCAAAGGCAGCTGGGATATTAACATTGTCTAATGTTGGGCTACACATCTCGAGTTGTCACCACCCATCCTGTCAATTTAAGGGAACTGAAAATGCAGCTTGCTCTTAAATAGAAATGGtattaaaatgcacattacAGAGGACTGAGCAGAACTCATTCTGTAGCTTGGCAGCTTTATCTTAATCACGTGTCAAGACGTGGAGACGGTGCTCCCGTTTCTGCCTGGTAGGCATTCGCCTTCCACTAACATCTCTCTCCGACATCAAGTCCTagcacctcccccccccccccgggttaATCAAGGTCCTCCCCAGTGCACAGACtgctgaattgaattgaagacagtaatcattttcacttttttaatgtgaatattAGCTGTATCCTGACCATCCAAACAGTGTAGGTATTGGTGGCATTTTCCTGGAGACCATGTGCATTCAGACAGAACACTGAGTGAGGGACAGGCCATCGGAGAGGGCgattacacacaaaaacattacaaCAAACAGTGCAATTTCAGAAGAGCCAACCACCACCCAATTACACAAAATGAGGTTTCAAAGAAattaagacacaaaaaaaaataaattcttaaaaCTAATAATCAATGACCCTCATAGAAAGTCTGTCCCTTTCACAATGCCTTTTTGGTCACAGAGTGAAAACTGCATCCACTTCTCTGTACTCCAGCAAAGCCTCAATTTACTTATCTCAGAGACAAAGGAAACCGCTGGTTGTAAAACTGACAAAAGCACCCCGCAGGTCTGTTTAACTAATGCAACATTTGACACTGACATGTACATTAAAACTTCACTATAAGGTGCATTACTAAGACAATGTACACTATGCATTTAAGGGGATAACGATCAAGTGAAAAGATGTTTTAAAGCATGAGGTATAAATTACATGTGTTCAGAATAAATATCCATTTACAATGCTATTTTTGAAAACTACAATGTTACcaaaaatatttgtacaatACAAAATGTACACAGTCTTATGCAAGggcatgtaaaataaatgtagttccatttcctaaaaataaaagtagaaaaattGTTGCTCAACTTGTAAGAACAGTCCATTCACTATGTCTGGCAGGTTTATGCCAATTTGGCACCCACACTCCGCGCAGAGTTTCAGGCATAACAGAAGGGAATAGGAAGTTGTTGAGGAAGCACTTGAGAAAACAGTCACACCATAGTCTCCCGGGCAACATTTGGCCTGGTTGAGGGAGAACCAGCTGGGGTTGTTGAGAGGCTGGTGGGCGTGTCAGTGCCCATCTGCAGTTCGGCTCCAACACATACAGCCCCATCTGCTGAATCTGCAGACCCGGGCTCTGCGAAGGACTCCAGCCCGGGGGGAGTGACTTTGATGGTGGGCGTGGTGGGTGGTTCCTCCCCAGAAACCTGCTTGATGGGAGGGGGAAGGTTTGGATCTGCCTCTGCCTCTGGTTCACCCCCATCAGACTTATCctgaggcagctgcaggaagtcaGGGATTACCAGTTGCTCCTTCGTCAGCAACCCCCGCTGGTCATCCACCTGGCACTGGGCTCTGGAGAGGAGATCAATCAGCCCTTCCAGAGAGTGGGAATGCCACATATTAGAGCACGTCGAGGACAAAAGTCATCATTTCCAAATgttcttttaataaaataaacttcaaGAATTTAAAACTGGAGAATGACCCTGCTTTGTTCAAGAACCTGATCTCTACTGCGGTAAAGAAATGTTCTGACCTGGATGTTCTAAATACTGTCACTCACTTGACTTTTGACATCCAAACCCACTGAATGATCCAGGGTGAAAGCTCAGCACTATGGTATTTCCCACAGCATGCACTGAGGATCTTTTAAAAACTTCTCCATTAAATCAATCATCCTGAATATAGATTTTCAGTCTTGTCATGCTGGATGATGAGAGCTTACATGGAAGGCCATTTGTAGCTCATGCACAGTCAAAAACGCTAATCAACTGATTTTCAAACTGGTCACCTCACAAATGGGATATGAACCCTGACCTACCGTCCATGTCACAATTCTTCATGGCTGCAGTATTTGTGGTTCTACAGTTGATTGTGATTGTGCTGGCTAGTGGAGGAATGGCATCACAAGTCTCTACTGTACCTGGTGGCCGCTCCTGGTTTGGGTTAAAAATGAATAAGGTCACATTAGCTCAccaaaggggaggggggggaggaaaaaaaaaaaaaaagaaaaaaaatccttttcagGCATGATTTTGCATCTGATGTTAGAACTTACTCACCTGGAACACTGCAGTTCGCACCCTGCTCTTATAGATGTTGCTGTGGTCTGGACCTGGGAAAGGAATTCAGAAAATGAGGATTTCGATGACACTTAAGATgggcagtataaatgggtgggATTCCAGTCTAAGAGCACACTTCCTCTAGAGACAACTGCAAATCTTCAAGTCCATAACCACTGCAGCACCTCTGCCTTTAACTCCAGGACAtcttcagaacaaaaaaaaaaaaaaaatgatgctgcAGTGTATAAAATGTTTGAGTTCTTAATTAAAAGATTTTACACtaataatctttaaaaaagaaaccaaattAACTATTCCTAAAAACTGGAGTATACATATAATGCCTGAGTTGAATGTTTAAAGTAATCGGATATGACCACACCAGTGAAGGGACAGACTAGTGGTGGACTGTAGGTTGATAGGGACACAAGACAAATCCACAGGGACACCTGAGCATAGGGTGGGAGCCCCCCAAGCTTCACTGATCATGACATATTCCATTTAAAGATTCTTTAGAGATGGCACGTCTGGATGATGACAGGTTCTGTGGTAGAGAGTGTAAAAACTAAACAAGAGGCTGACATTTCATACAAAACCAGCTTGTCCAACTCTCCAGTAAAGTAAAAATTGACAGGCCGAGAGCCCTGATCTCAGATCAATTCACCATTCACATGACCATAGGCACATGCAACAGTTTTGTAAAcacaaatgatttaaaaaggCAGCATTCAGTATTGATTACAGAGGTTTCCAATGAACCTCATCTTTAAACTCCTTATCTTCCCAACATATCTttagaaatgtaaagaaacatCCGTACGGAAGCTGTAATTATTCACCATTTGCTCTGTCCAGTTGAAGCTTCTTGTTGGCCAAAGAGAAGACATTCATGCTCATGTTCAGTGGCTCTTTCTTCCCATTCTGGATAAAAAGgtgggtaaataaatgaataagctGAAGGTTCTGATTTTGCTTACTAGCAGTTTCCATCATTTCAGCTTTGCTGAAAATTTGAATGTCCATTATACTGGTATACCTAGCTGCTTGTAATACCTGAACAATGGGGGGTGGAATCAAAATCAGACAAAGCAGCTGGAAAATACCCTTCTGTTGAAtactactgtacattttaaaagtgtcGGTAAGAGTACTTCACTAAGGATAAAACCTTTGTaccagcatttttttattcaaataaaacCTGAATCAAAAGATCACTGACAGGTAAGACAGTACTAGACTACATCTTATTCGAGTGGATGACAAATGGTAAAAAGGCAATCTGTTTAAGCAAGCCAACAACCCAAATACCATCTCTGCTCACCATGGTGATGACAGCATCCTGTGGCCGGAGGTTGTGCTTCTGAAGAACAGCAGACAGCGACTCCTGCAGTGTCTTGCTGGACTTTGCCATGATCCCCACAGCCTTCCCAGTGAATGCCACCTCCAGCCTAAAGGGAGAATTATACACAAACTGGCTTCAAACAGGAGGATGCAGGTCAGGGTTTGGGatctcgtgtgtgtgttccacggaCTTACGTGAACTTCACACGTAGTTCCAGGGAAACCTGTTGATCCCTCAACACAGAGCTATCCTGGTCTAGGGAGAGTGGCTGCTTCAAAAGGAGAAAAGATGTAAATGCAACAGTACGCAAAGGTACTGAGTTGATTGATGTTTAAGCTGTTAAGAGTGTTTTAAACCCCACCTTCTCTTTGCCCTGCAGGTAGATGACAACATCATTGAGAGAGAAGcccctcttctcacacagtccACTGAGCATTTCCCGGACAGCCTGGCCAGGCCGCGCCGGGGCCAAAGAGGCTGTACCATCTGGCAGAAAGACACAGCAGTAACGCTCTGCACGGCCAGGTTCACGTTCCCGGGGACTGGAACTCCCATTCTAGAGAAGGTCAAAGTTCAGTTGCAATCGTACTGCAAACCTAGCATGCAGACTAAAACATGAGATCAGGTGGAAATGGAGGCTCATGGAAGTTACATACAGAAGTCATTTCTACCTAGGTTAACTTTGGTAAATACTGCATTAGATAAACTTCTGAGTTTCCTATAGTACTTGCACACCAGTGCCAACATATCCCAGCTACAAACAGCAAACCCAACCCCAGAGACCCTCACCTCAGTTCTGCTGTAAGAAGAGCTCAACTCCATGCTGCCTGTCGACCTGACTGAACACTGCGACTCATAGCGGCACATATTCTTGCTGTGCTCAGTCAGCTCTGCTGTAGAAGGAGAACAatacaaggaaaacaaatgtcTAACCAGGGAGTGGGTTGATGAGCCCACAGAACACCAAGTATTGTTCAATGTGTAGGTTTACAGGTGCTCAGTACCTATGCTTCTAGTCTCATACCTCCCCACGATCCTCTCTTTTCTTGCCTCTTGTCGCGAGCAGACTTGCCCTCGGGTGTCCCTTTCTTTCGGTCTGATCCGTCCTCCACGTCAAAAGGAAATGACTTTCCTGGCTtcaccttcttcttctgctgaaaaggaggaaaagtcttgctttttcaaaacctacagttttgttttgacaCTGATACTGTTCTACCTGGCCCAGAAAGTCCCAGGCTCTCGTGATCATGACACACCTTTTTACCATCTGTAGGAGACTGGGAATCACCAGTTGAGCCTTTGGGGGGCACTGGGCTTTTGGAACCAGGCAGCGGTCTGCCCTCCACATCAGCTAACATGCAGCTCTGGTAAAGTGGA
This window harbors:
- the rgs14b gene encoding regulator of G-protein signaling 14 isoform X1, which codes for MQLLHRFHCQELSKGFCALASQASLRFKCWSRNLFNLSPNSHAKQGLAVSDGELNMAEPEGRGSSHSLNSNSCLSGVQRSNSGVGKVASWAVSFERLLEDPTGVHYFTAFLKSEVSAENILFWQACEKFRKIPANKKEELIKEARSIYDAYLSSSASHAINIDDTARTNECDLEDPNPEMFSKAQQQIFKLMKFDSYARFVRSPLYQSCMLADVEGRPLPGSKSPVPPKGSTGDSQSPTDGKKQKKKVKPGKSFPFDVEDGSDRKKGTPEGKSARDKRQEKRGSWGAELTEHSKNMCRYESQCSVRSTGSMELSSSYSRTENGSSSPREREPGRAERYCCVFLPDGTASLAPARPGQAVREMLSGLCEKRGFSLNDVVIYLQGKEKPLSLDQDSSVLRDQQVSLELRVKFTLEVAFTGKAVGIMAKSSKTLQESLSAVLQKHNLRPQDAVITMNGKKEPLNMSMNVFSLANKKLQLDRANGPDHSNIYKSRVRTAVFQERPPGTVETCDAIPPLASTITINCRTTNTAAMKNCDMDGLIDLLSRAQCQVDDQRGLLTKEQLVIPDFLQLPQDKSDGGEPEAEADPNLPPPIKQVSGEEPPTTPTIKVTPPGLESFAEPGSADSADGAVCVGAELQMGTDTPTSLSTTPAGSPSTRPNVARETMV
- the rgs14b gene encoding regulator of G-protein signaling 14 isoform X2, coding for MSKSMKTLGAPVGQMQGLAVSDGELNMAEPEGRGSSHSLNSNSCLSGVQRSNSGVGKVASWAVSFERLLEDPTGVHYFTAFLKSEVSAENILFWQACEKFRKIPANKKEELIKEARSIYDAYLSSSASHAINIDDTARTNECDLEDPNPEMFSKAQQQIFKLMKFDSYARFVRSPLYQSCMLADVEGRPLPGSKSPVPPKGSTGDSQSPTDGKKQKKKVKPGKSFPFDVEDGSDRKKGTPEGKSARDKRQEKRGSWGAELTEHSKNMCRYESQCSVRSTGSMELSSSYSRTENGSSSPREREPGRAERYCCVFLPDGTASLAPARPGQAVREMLSGLCEKRGFSLNDVVIYLQGKEKPLSLDQDSSVLRDQQVSLELRVKFTLEVAFTGKAVGIMAKSSKTLQESLSAVLQKHNLRPQDAVITMNGKKEPLNMSMNVFSLANKKLQLDRANGPDHSNIYKSRVRTAVFQERPPGTVETCDAIPPLASTITINCRTTNTAAMKNCDMDGLIDLLSRAQCQVDDQRGLLTKEQLVIPDFLQLPQDKSDGGEPEAEADPNLPPPIKQVSGEEPPTTPTIKVTPPGLESFAEPGSADSADGAVCVGAELQMGTDTPTSLSTTPAGSPSTRPNVARETMV
- the rgs14b gene encoding regulator of G-protein signaling 14 isoform X3 translates to MAEPEGRGSSHSLNSNSCLSGVQRSNSGVGKVASWAVSFERLLEDPTGVHYFTAFLKSEVSAENILFWQACEKFRKIPANKKEELIKEARSIYDAYLSSSASHAINIDDTARTNECDLEDPNPEMFSKAQQQIFKLMKFDSYARFVRSPLYQSCMLADVEGRPLPGSKSPVPPKGSTGDSQSPTDGKKQKKKVKPGKSFPFDVEDGSDRKKGTPEGKSARDKRQEKRGSWGAELTEHSKNMCRYESQCSVRSTGSMELSSSYSRTENGSSSPREREPGRAERYCCVFLPDGTASLAPARPGQAVREMLSGLCEKRGFSLNDVVIYLQGKEKPLSLDQDSSVLRDQQVSLELRVKFTLEVAFTGKAVGIMAKSSKTLQESLSAVLQKHNLRPQDAVITMNGKKEPLNMSMNVFSLANKKLQLDRANGPDHSNIYKSRVRTAVFQERPPGTVETCDAIPPLASTITINCRTTNTAAMKNCDMDGLIDLLSRAQCQVDDQRGLLTKEQLVIPDFLQLPQDKSDGGEPEAEADPNLPPPIKQVSGEEPPTTPTIKVTPPGLESFAEPGSADSADGAVCVGAELQMGTDTPTSLSTTPAGSPSTRPNVARETMV